One genomic window of Cannabis sativa cultivar Pink pepper isolate KNU-18-1 chromosome 2, ASM2916894v1, whole genome shotgun sequence includes the following:
- the LOC115718564 gene encoding NAD(P)H-quinone oxidoreductase subunit N, chloroplastic, whose amino-acid sequence MSFLSHVCNILSDRFSSVYHILYIRLRIFYGLKSGPHFLILFIHHTCIHPQHHLPSFVIFFKNKLLSKISNMATTTNIKCGTPLYAHLQGTPNQKNRLTAAVTVARGVRWQKGTHIQVKRNGVVRCGIGLGDFIGGDLVKPDLGRWLSDVEEHKALAIYSPHEGGYEGRYLNRLIYKGYYFLDLSARGLGDPETTLTKIHPVCPAHLGKQPIARWYFPPEVDYRLEALPPDAKGLVVWIIEAKVLSKAELQFLALLPSLRPKVRVIAECGNWRKFMWKPLKEIAGLTESED is encoded by the exons ATGTCATTCCTTTCACACGTTTGCAACATATTAAGTGATAGATTCTCAAGTGTATATCACATACTATATATAAGGCTTCGAATCTTCTATGGTCTGAAATCGGGTCCACATTTTCTTATCTTGTTTATACACCATACATGCATACACCCACAACACCATCTTCcatcttttgttatttttttcaaaaacaaacttTTATCCAAAATCTCAAACATGGCAACTACAACCAACATCAAGTGCGGGACACCTCTCTATGCCCATCTCCAAGGAACCCCAAACCAAAAAAACCGCTTAACTGCGGCGGTGACAGTAGCCAGGGGAGTGAGATGGCAAAAGGGTACTCATATACAAGTTAAGAGAAATGGAGTGGTGAGATGTGGCATAGGATTAGGAGATTTCATTGGAGGAGACTTGGTGAAACCCGATTTGGGGCGTTGGCTTTCGGACGTGGAAGAACACAAGGCTTTAGCTATTTACTCTCCTCATGAAGGAGGCTATGAAGGAAGATACCTTAATCGTCTCATTTACAAAGGCTACTACTTTCTTGACCTTTCAGCTCGTGGCTTAGGTGATCCAGAGACCACACTTACCAAGATTCACCCTGTTTGCCCA GCTCATTTAGGGAAGCAACCTATAGCAAGGTGGTATTTTCCACCAGAGGTTGATTACAGACTCGAAGCATTGCCTCCTGATGCCAAAGGATTGGTGGTGTGGATTATTGAAGCCAAG GTTTTGTCAAAGGCAGAACTGCAATTTTTAGCATTGCTTCCATCTCTACGACCAAAAGTTAGGGTCATTGCAGAATGTGGAAACTG GCGTAAGTTCATGTGGAAGCCACTCAAAGAAATTGCGGGACTAACTGAAAGTGAGGACTGA